In one window of Leptospira sp. WS92.C1 DNA:
- a CDS encoding acyltransferase family protein, with product MEKNIESKKEEILPLNGLRAFAIIVVFVYHYYFYSGSTLASTSSTLQYLISLVHNFEVNLFFILSGFLISMALWKEWQKNGRIRYLDFFLKRNYRLLPIYYLFITLSYFITRISYSISLKWIATKELSALDTLMALATLERTENQLSNAWADFVLLGNYWLGPNMHTWFLSVIEQFYIVFPFFCGWILFKKKFLTRQWILWGLYLIPGLFRIVIYLMPEFFGTDYEMLIFRPTHTRIDSILLGVIIMDWFVNREEQLRGIVSSRISNTFLIFIPILILFFINWKNEDIYSFFSGTIRFNLIDFAYGLILLSVILFPNSILGKSLSVKFLNPIANLSYTIYIWHLLISLFSFGVLRYLLPELFETSIFFFILSLFISFFVTLGVSWFIYRFIEDPLSRLFKRIVPPKAGG from the coding sequence ATGGAAAAAAATATAGAAAGTAAAAAAGAAGAAATTCTTCCATTAAACGGTCTGAGGGCGTTTGCGATCATCGTTGTATTTGTATATCATTATTACTTTTATTCAGGTTCTACGCTTGCGAGTACAAGTTCTACTCTTCAATATTTGATCAGTCTGGTTCATAACTTTGAGGTAAATTTATTTTTTATTCTAAGCGGATTTCTTATCTCTATGGCGCTTTGGAAAGAATGGCAGAAAAACGGACGAATTCGTTATCTTGATTTTTTCTTAAAAAGGAATTACAGATTACTCCCGATTTATTATCTTTTTATTACTCTTAGTTATTTTATCACTCGAATTTCTTATTCCATAAGTCTAAAGTGGATCGCAACAAAGGAATTGTCCGCGTTGGACACATTGATGGCTTTAGCTACGCTTGAAAGAACGGAAAACCAATTGAGCAACGCGTGGGCGGATTTTGTTCTCTTAGGAAATTACTGGTTAGGTCCGAATATGCATACTTGGTTTCTTTCCGTCATAGAACAGTTTTATATCGTGTTTCCTTTTTTTTGCGGATGGATTCTTTTTAAAAAAAAATTTCTCACTAGACAATGGATTCTTTGGGGTCTGTATTTGATCCCGGGATTGTTCCGGATCGTTATTTATTTAATGCCCGAGTTTTTTGGAACGGATTATGAAATGTTAATCTTCCGTCCTACTCATACTCGAATCGATTCGATTCTACTTGGGGTGATCATTATGGATTGGTTTGTGAATCGGGAAGAACAACTGAGAGGGATTGTTTCCAGTCGTATTTCTAATACTTTCCTGATTTTTATTCCGATTCTCATACTGTTTTTTATCAATTGGAAAAATGAGGATATCTATTCCTTTTTTTCCGGAACAATTCGATTCAATCTGATCGATTTTGCTTACGGACTGATACTCTTATCCGTTATATTATTTCCGAATAGCATTCTCGGTAAAAGTTTGAGCGTAAAGTTTTTAAATCCGATCGCGAATCTAAGTTATACGATTTATATATGGCATTTGCTCATCTCGTTGTTTTCTTTCGGGGTGTTAAGATACCTGTTACCCGAGCTTTTTGAAACGAGCATTTTCTTTTTTATACTCAGTCTTTTTATCAGCTTTTTTGTTACGTTAGGGGTATCTTGGTTCATTTATAGATTTATCGAAGACCCTCTAAGCCGCCTTTTCAAACGAATCGTTCCGCCGAAAGCCGGCGGATGA
- the zapE gene encoding AFG1/ZapE family ATPase, whose product MILKNYTPVREGAPECLQCGGVGFSLTENVSGTHSGVLSICHCISENCPCQGKPPWRVYDESLRKMIPCVCHNARMELGHLEAIFKKSGIPPKYIYRTLDKADHSTEIGISFMVAHDWAHDLVNKWNDPNFKPHGLYLWGGPGTGKTLLACIILNELIFRYKTNCKYAKINRDFLNTLRETYQKDSETHGMEKTIETLFAEVEVLVLDDFGVQKESDWSNSKLYDLIDARYEQEKLTILTSNTSPAEWKDKAEGRIYSRLREMTEEVHLECADYRLKLSESGGKR is encoded by the coding sequence ATGATTCTTAAGAATTACACACCTGTCCGAGAAGGCGCTCCCGAATGTCTCCAGTGCGGAGGAGTAGGATTTTCTCTTACCGAAAACGTTTCCGGTACCCACTCGGGGGTTCTTTCGATTTGCCATTGTATTTCTGAGAATTGCCCCTGTCAGGGAAAACCTCCTTGGCGGGTTTACGACGAAAGCCTGAGGAAGATGATTCCATGTGTTTGTCATAACGCAAGAATGGAACTGGGACATCTGGAAGCTATATTCAAAAAATCTGGAATTCCTCCCAAATACATTTATAGAACTTTGGATAAGGCGGATCATAGTACGGAAATCGGAATTTCGTTTATGGTCGCTCACGACTGGGCCCATGACCTTGTGAATAAATGGAACGATCCTAATTTTAAACCGCATGGATTGTATCTTTGGGGAGGACCGGGAACGGGAAAAACTCTTTTAGCTTGTATCATTTTAAACGAACTGATTTTTCGATATAAGACAAATTGCAAATACGCAAAAATCAATAGGGATTTTCTCAATACTTTGAGAGAAACGTATCAAAAAGATTCCGAAACCCACGGAATGGAAAAAACGATCGAAACCCTGTTCGCCGAAGTCGAAGTATTAGTGTTAGATGATTTTGGAGTTCAGAAAGAATCGGATTGGTCCAATTCAAAATTATACGATCTGATCGATGCAAGATACGAACAGGAAAAACTTACCATTCTAACCTCCAACACTTCTCCGGCGGAATGGAAAGATAAAGCGGAAGGACGAATTTATTCTAGGCTTCGAGAAATGACCGAGGAGGTTCACTTGGAGTGCGCGGACTACCGTTTGAAACTTTCTGAATCCGGAGGAAAACGATGA
- the panB gene encoding 3-methyl-2-oxobutanoate hydroxymethyltransferase translates to MRNVLKVFSPEKKGKEKISVVTCYDFSFARILNETELDSILVGDSLGMVFQGNTSTLPVTLEEMIYHTKAVRKGAPDKFLIADLPFLSYQTSIEDGIRSAGKMMKETDCDAIKIEGGSDFICELVTILKQIGIPVMGHLGLTPQSVHVFGGHKVQGKGEESSAKLLREAENLSQSGAFSIVLEMIPAELGKKVSHAVGVPTIGIGAGPDVDGQVLVLNDLLGLDANFQPKFLKKFSNLHSIVKDAVGNYHKEVKSGEFPGKDHGF, encoded by the coding sequence ATGAGAAACGTACTTAAGGTTTTTTCTCCTGAAAAAAAGGGGAAAGAAAAAATTTCCGTTGTTACCTGTTACGATTTCAGTTTTGCGAGAATATTAAACGAAACCGAACTGGATTCCATTCTTGTAGGTGATTCTTTGGGAATGGTCTTTCAGGGAAATACGAGTACTCTTCCGGTAACTCTGGAAGAAATGATCTATCATACAAAAGCAGTGCGCAAGGGTGCGCCGGATAAGTTTCTCATCGCGGATCTTCCCTTCTTGAGTTACCAAACTTCGATCGAGGACGGAATTCGTTCCGCCGGAAAGATGATGAAGGAAACCGATTGTGATGCGATCAAGATCGAAGGCGGATCCGATTTTATCTGCGAGTTAGTCACCATTCTCAAACAAATCGGAATTCCGGTGATGGGACATTTGGGACTGACTCCTCAGAGCGTTCATGTTTTCGGAGGACATAAGGTTCAAGGAAAGGGTGAGGAATCAAGCGCGAAACTTTTGAGAGAGGCTGAGAATCTTTCCCAGTCCGGTGCGTTCTCCATCGTTCTGGAAATGATTCCGGCTGAACTGGGAAAAAAAGTAAGTCATGCGGTGGGAGTTCCGACCATCGGAATCGGAGCGGGACCGGATGTGGACGGGCAAGTTCTTGTCTTAAACGATTTGCTCGGATTGGATGCAAATTTTCAGCCTAAGTTTTTGAAGAAGTTTTCGAATCTACATTCTATCGTTAAGGACGCGGTTGGAAACTATCATAAAGAAGTAAAATCCGGCGAGTTTCCCGGGAAAGATCACGGCTTCTGA
- a CDS encoding TlyA family RNA methyltransferase produces the protein MAREKIRLDSLLLNRGFADSPEKAKSLILSGSVLVNEQKVTKVGLKFSEDSEIRILNIIPQYVSRGAYKLLKAFETFPISASGKLCVDLGASTGGFTQVLLEKGAWKVFACDVGYGQLAERLRNHTSVIVKDRFHLKNLSASIIEWETNQTLVPDRSSILIVMDLSFISLRSVFPVISKLKQEKYIPKIECITLIKPQFEANEKELVKGVLKNEKVRIKIVRSICKFLKKEIGASVLGLEWSPIEGRDGNKEILLYWKL, from the coding sequence TTGGCCAGAGAAAAAATTAGACTCGATTCTCTTTTGTTGAATCGGGGGTTTGCGGATTCTCCCGAAAAAGCAAAAAGTTTGATTCTTTCCGGTTCCGTTTTAGTAAACGAGCAAAAAGTTACCAAAGTAGGATTGAAATTTTCGGAAGATTCCGAAATTCGAATTCTGAATATCATTCCCCAATATGTAAGCCGAGGAGCCTACAAATTGCTCAAAGCATTTGAAACATTTCCGATTTCGGCTTCCGGTAAACTTTGTGTCGATCTTGGAGCATCCACGGGAGGATTTACCCAGGTCCTTTTGGAAAAGGGAGCTTGGAAAGTTTTCGCTTGCGACGTGGGTTACGGTCAGTTGGCGGAACGATTGAGAAATCATACTTCGGTGATCGTAAAGGATCGTTTTCATCTTAAGAATTTATCCGCGTCTATAATCGAATGGGAAACCAATCAAACTTTGGTTCCGGATCGTAGCTCGATTTTGATCGTAATGGATCTGAGTTTTATTTCGTTACGATCCGTGTTCCCTGTGATCTCCAAATTGAAACAGGAAAAATACATTCCAAAAATAGAATGTATTACTTTGATTAAACCTCAATTTGAAGCGAACGAAAAAGAACTCGTCAAAGGTGTCCTCAAAAACGAAAAAGTTCGTATAAAAATCGTTCGATCGATTTGTAAATTTCTCAAAAAAGAAATCGGAGCTTCCGTTTTGGGTTTAGAATGGTCCCCCATAGAAGGACGTGACGGAAATAAGGAAATTCTTCTGTATTGGAAATTGTGA
- a CDS encoding N-acetylneuraminate synthase family protein — MDIVELEKGHSETEAIIKELAKECGNQTEIIRGAAVSDTIHFIGDTRKISEKEGYVKELPGVAKIWNVSIPYKNIAKTAAGKNGEVVHRATRIVEVKGPDGLVRKFGTGKHIFIVGPDSPQTYEQTLTIAKQAVELGKKYNILDRIIFRGGAFKPRTRPTDWRGLGWEGIAMMDKVKAETGLPYVTEVMDHTMAEEVAKHADMIQIGTRNAQDFELLEAVGRTGKPVILKRGFGNEAVEWFSAAEYIANQGNLNIVLCERGVKTLFIKEGYCRNTPDLNVITHVKNQTILPVIYDPSHVAGDDKIVISNLLASLPFNPDGSITETLHVEEFRKEQMCDAAQALLMSIYEKAVQSILKYEEMIRPITDDVDSYFVKRKSGK; from the coding sequence GTGGACATAGTTGAGTTAGAAAAAGGTCATTCAGAAACTGAGGCCATCATCAAAGAATTGGCAAAAGAATGCGGGAACCAAACCGAAATCATTCGTGGCGCCGCAGTATCGGATACGATTCATTTCATAGGAGATACGCGTAAAATTTCCGAAAAAGAAGGCTATGTCAAAGAACTCCCAGGGGTTGCTAAAATCTGGAACGTGTCCATTCCGTATAAAAACATCGCAAAAACCGCAGCCGGTAAAAACGGGGAAGTGGTTCACAGAGCCACAAGAATTGTCGAAGTGAAGGGTCCGGACGGATTGGTTCGTAAGTTCGGAACCGGAAAACATATCTTTATCGTAGGACCGGATTCTCCACAGACCTATGAACAAACTCTGACGATCGCAAAACAAGCGGTCGAGCTCGGTAAAAAATACAATATCTTAGATAGAATCATCTTTCGCGGCGGAGCTTTCAAACCTCGTACGCGTCCGACCGACTGGAGAGGTCTTGGTTGGGAAGGAATTGCGATGATGGATAAGGTAAAGGCCGAGACCGGTCTTCCTTATGTAACCGAAGTGATGGATCATACCATGGCCGAAGAAGTTGCAAAACACGCGGACATGATCCAGATCGGAACCAGAAACGCGCAGGACTTTGAACTTCTCGAAGCGGTGGGAAGAACGGGAAAACCTGTGATTCTCAAACGTGGGTTTGGAAATGAGGCGGTAGAATGGTTTTCCGCTGCCGAATACATCGCCAATCAAGGAAACCTGAATATTGTTCTTTGCGAAAGAGGTGTGAAAACTCTTTTTATCAAGGAAGGATACTGTAGAAACACTCCGGATTTGAATGTGATCACTCACGTTAAGAATCAGACGATCCTTCCCGTGATCTATGATCCTTCTCATGTTGCCGGTGACGATAAGATCGTGATCTCCAACCTTTTGGCTTCGCTTCCTTTTAATCCGGACGGGTCCATTACCGAAACTCTTCACGTAGAAGAATTTAGAAAGGAACAGATGTGCGACGCGGCTCAGGCGTTGTTGATGAGCATCTATGAGAAAGCGGTTCAATCGATCTTAAAATACGAAGAAATGATTCGCCCGATTACGGATGACGTGGATTCTTATTTTGTAAAAAGAAAATCTGGAAAGTAA
- a CDS encoding DNA alkylation repair protein: MAELLKDLYSPRVLQKIASSFSKELSFVSEEEWIRKFKQKDWNRLELKQRIRRIAEVLSETLPTPFPKAVPILLRIADSFEKLFQGKETFVTIFLGDVVEILGIDHHKEAMMATERITKLISCEFSIRPFLIRHPELTWKQMLQWSLDSDPAVRRLASEGSRPRLPWGMGIPGLKQDPQRTLSILENLKDDPNDVVRRSVANHLNDISKDHPDFVLEIAERWAGFSEERDTLLKHALRGLLKNGNHRALKIFGFTSKVNGKVINLKLKSKTVKIGDELGFSFSVQLGESKPNRLRIEYKIEYVKVSGKMSRKVFQIEERLFGPKEIVTYEKKQSFKQMTTRKHIPGKHTLEIHINGDLKSKIDFRVVC; this comes from the coding sequence ATGGCGGAACTGCTCAAAGACCTTTATTCACCTCGGGTTTTACAAAAGATCGCTTCCTCTTTTTCTAAAGAACTGAGTTTTGTTTCCGAGGAAGAGTGGATTCGTAAGTTTAAACAAAAAGATTGGAATCGTCTGGAACTCAAACAAAGAATTCGTAGGATCGCCGAAGTTTTATCTGAAACTCTGCCGACACCGTTTCCAAAAGCTGTTCCGATTCTTCTGAGAATTGCGGATTCATTCGAGAAATTGTTTCAAGGAAAAGAAACATTTGTTACCATATTTCTGGGGGATGTTGTAGAAATTTTGGGAATTGATCATCATAAGGAAGCAATGATGGCGACCGAAAGAATTACAAAACTAATTTCCTGTGAATTTTCCATTCGTCCGTTTTTGATCCGCCATCCGGAATTAACTTGGAAACAAATGTTGCAATGGTCGCTTGATTCCGATCCCGCAGTTCGTCGTTTGGCTTCGGAGGGGAGTCGCCCTAGGCTTCCTTGGGGAATGGGGATTCCCGGTTTAAAACAGGATCCGCAGAGGACACTTTCGATTCTTGAAAATTTAAAAGACGATCCCAATGACGTTGTACGCAGAAGCGTCGCCAATCACTTGAACGATATCTCTAAAGATCACCCCGACTTTGTTTTGGAAATAGCGGAACGTTGGGCAGGCTTTTCCGAAGAACGAGACACACTCTTAAAACACGCGTTACGCGGTCTTTTGAAAAACGGAAATCATAGAGCGTTGAAAATTTTCGGTTTTACTTCTAAAGTAAATGGAAAGGTTATCAATTTAAAATTGAAATCGAAAACGGTAAAAATCGGAGATGAATTGGGATTTAGCTTTTCCGTTCAGCTTGGGGAGAGTAAACCGAACCGCCTTAGAATCGAATATAAAATCGAATATGTAAAAGTTTCGGGAAAAATGTCCAGAAAAGTTTTTCAAATCGAAGAACGTCTTTTTGGTCCTAAAGAAATTGTAACTTATGAAAAAAAACAATCCTTTAAACAAATGACGACTCGGAAGCATATTCCCGGCAAACATACCTTAGAAATCCATATCAACGGAGATCTAAAATCGAAGATCGATTTCCGAGTGGTTTGTTGA
- the folK gene encoding 2-amino-4-hydroxy-6-hydroxymethyldihydropteridine diphosphokinase has product MKKAFLSLGSNLGNRAEFLKIAVRKLKNTIGIEVIKESNPLNTDPLEVTDQPEFLNQILKIETTFNPEELLEVALRIEKEMGRIRKVDKGPREIDIDILTYDVVTMHTRGLHLPHHSLFTRPFIREILQGMKEDSLYEHFTGGEYEKRT; this is encoded by the coding sequence ATGAAAAAGGCATTTCTTTCTTTAGGGTCCAATCTCGGAAATCGAGCCGAGTTTTTAAAGATCGCGGTTCGCAAATTAAAAAATACGATCGGGATCGAAGTGATCAAAGAATCCAACCCTCTAAACACCGATCCGCTTGAAGTTACGGATCAGCCCGAATTCTTAAATCAGATTCTAAAAATCGAAACGACTTTTAATCCTGAAGAACTTTTAGAAGTCGCTCTTCGGATCGAAAAAGAAATGGGAAGGATACGTAAAGTAGATAAGGGACCGAGAGAGATTGATATCGACATTCTCACTTATGACGTGGTTACGATGCACACGCGGGGTCTGCATCTCCCACACCATTCCCTCTTTACTCGTCCTTTTATTAGAGAAATTTTGCAAGGGATGAAAGAAGACTCCTTGTATGAACATTTCACGGGAGGCGAGTATGAGAAACGTACTTAA
- a CDS encoding DUF1564 domain-containing protein, with protein MGILLLNSDHKIQSALRENNTDVVTLLVPKDTLLRYNEKYRRNLPKRIPILLKKYGKYLTTTKRLGKKAGKALYQASSGKENMQRLNVRLNTGSWALLGTLALVHGVSRCYLFNYLLWLDEVGVGDSIVNIMNEGGPTFHREYRYILHLNLLNNSIIRRLECEPAQEFYVLDYRDWFDF; from the coding sequence ATGGGAATACTGCTTTTAAATTCGGATCATAAAATTCAATCGGCTCTTCGGGAAAATAATACGGACGTAGTGACTCTTCTTGTGCCCAAAGATACTTTGCTTCGTTACAACGAAAAGTATCGACGAAACCTCCCCAAAAGGATTCCGATTCTTTTAAAGAAGTATGGAAAGTATCTCACAACCACAAAACGCTTAGGGAAAAAAGCGGGAAAAGCTTTGTATCAAGCAAGCTCGGGAAAAGAAAACATGCAGCGATTGAATGTTCGATTGAATACCGGAAGTTGGGCCTTGCTGGGAACACTTGCCTTGGTTCACGGGGTTTCTCGTTGTTATCTTTTTAATTATTTGCTTTGGTTGGACGAGGTTGGGGTGGGAGATTCTATCGTGAATATTATGAATGAGGGAGGTCCTACGTTTCACAGGGAATACAGATATATCCTGCACCTAAATCTCTTGAATAATAGTATCATCCGAAGGTTAGAATGTGAGCCGGCCCAAGAATTTTATGTTTTAGATTATCGAGATTGGTTTGATTTTTAA
- the galE gene encoding UDP-glucose 4-epimerase GalE, which produces MRLLITGGAGYIGSHIVALLLEKKHDLLIVDNLEKGNRANLFPGVELIEGDIQDETVLEKAFSKPIDAVFHFAAWKAAGESMTDPSKYALNNISGTLKLLTFMEKAGTKKVIFSSSAAVYGSPKYLPVDEKHPLHPENYYGYTKLAIEENLKWYESLKGFNFAALRYFNAAGYDPQGRVRGLERTPANLLPIILEAAVGMRKEFEVFGTDYDTPDGSCVRDYIHVSDLAKAHVLSLEYMDSEKKSLTVNLGSEKGYSVLEVIRLAEEVVGKPIPHKISGRRAGDPAKLLASSSLAQQLLQWIPEYSEAKTLLKTMWDVYQNPA; this is translated from the coding sequence GTGAGATTATTAATTACAGGCGGGGCCGGTTATATCGGTAGTCACATCGTCGCGCTTCTTCTCGAAAAAAAACACGATCTTTTGATTGTTGATAATTTAGAAAAAGGGAATCGTGCAAACTTATTTCCCGGTGTCGAACTGATTGAGGGAGATATCCAAGACGAAACCGTCTTGGAAAAAGCGTTTTCAAAACCGATCGATGCAGTGTTTCATTTTGCGGCTTGGAAGGCTGCCGGCGAATCGATGACGGATCCTTCGAAATATGCTCTGAACAATATTAGCGGAACTCTAAAACTGCTTACATTTATGGAAAAAGCGGGAACCAAGAAGGTGATTTTTTCCTCCTCGGCGGCAGTATACGGATCTCCCAAGTATCTTCCTGTGGATGAAAAACATCCGCTTCATCCTGAAAATTACTATGGCTATACCAAGTTGGCGATCGAAGAGAATCTGAAATGGTACGAGTCCTTGAAAGGATTTAATTTTGCGGCGTTGCGTTATTTTAATGCGGCCGGTTATGATCCTCAAGGGCGGGTTCGCGGTTTGGAAAGGACGCCCGCCAATTTGCTTCCGATCATTCTAGAAGCAGCGGTCGGAATGAGAAAAGAATTCGAGGTTTTCGGAACGGATTATGATACGCCGGACGGAAGTTGTGTTCGGGATTACATTCATGTGAGCGATCTTGCAAAGGCTCACGTTTTGAGTTTGGAATATATGGATTCCGAAAAAAAATCTCTGACTGTCAATTTAGGTTCTGAAAAAGGATATTCCGTTTTAGAAGTGATTCGTTTGGCGGAAGAGGTGGTCGGAAAACCGATTCCCCATAAAATTTCGGGGAGAAGGGCGGGAGATCCCGCTAAACTTTTAGCTTCCTCCTCGCTCGCTCAACAACTGCTTCAGTGGATTCCCGAATACAGCGAAGCGAAAACGCTTCTCAAAACGATGTGGGATGTGTATCAAAATCCGGCTTGA
- the lpxA gene encoding acyl-ACP--UDP-N-acetylglucosamine O-acyltransferase — MKIHPTAIIDSRAQLHESVEVGPYSIIEGHVSIQEGTVIENHVKICAGTEVGKFNRFHQGAVIGAMPQDLSFNQQLLTKTIIGDHNIFREYANIHKGTKEDSPTVIGNKNYFMGNTHVGHDCILGNNNILTHASALAGHVTLGNFAFVSGLAAVHQFCFVGDYAMIAGLAKVVQDVPPYSTVDGNPSTVVGLNSVGMKRAGFSPDVRNAIKQAYKVIYHSKLTTKKALDELETSGNLIKEVKYIIKFFRDSDRGVTNHR; from the coding sequence ATGAAAATTCACCCGACTGCGATTATCGACTCAAGAGCCCAATTACACGAATCTGTAGAGGTTGGTCCTTATTCTATCATCGAAGGACATGTTTCAATCCAAGAGGGTACCGTGATTGAAAACCACGTTAAAATTTGCGCAGGTACGGAAGTCGGAAAGTTCAACCGTTTTCACCAAGGCGCGGTGATCGGAGCTATGCCTCAGGATCTGAGTTTTAATCAGCAACTTTTAACCAAAACGATCATTGGCGATCATAACATATTTCGAGAATATGCAAATATTCATAAAGGAACCAAGGAAGATTCTCCAACCGTGATCGGTAATAAAAATTATTTTATGGGGAATACTCACGTAGGCCACGATTGTATACTCGGAAATAACAATATTCTTACGCATGCTAGCGCTCTTGCAGGACACGTTACTCTCGGAAATTTTGCGTTTGTTTCCGGTCTTGCCGCTGTCCACCAGTTTTGTTTTGTAGGCGATTACGCGATGATCGCAGGCTTGGCAAAAGTGGTTCAGGATGTTCCGCCGTATTCCACGGTAGACGGAAATCCGAGCACCGTTGTCGGTCTGAATAGTGTGGGAATGAAACGGGCCGGTTTTTCTCCCGATGTCAGAAATGCGATCAAACAAGCATATAAAGTCATCTATCATTCTAAATTGACCACCAAAAAGGCTCTCGACGAATTAGAGACTTCCGGAAATTTAATTAAAGAAGTTAAGTATATTATAAAGTTCTTTAGGGATAGCGATCGGGGAGTTACGAATCACAGGTGA
- a CDS encoding M15 family metallopeptidase, giving the protein MKYFIFIVWILSVQNSLLAQTGGSFGVPNNLYVIGDFKQEIALAAYSNPGESRVHYLRKETLEKLLELIQTYQRENPDEKQKPFIVSGFRSFKDQKGIWEEKYSGKRKMRFPVQGKSPKEIISLILEFSSAPGTSRHHWGTDVDLNALENSYFEKGGKGEKFYNWMLKNAGRFGFCQPYSSKLSRGNKGYNEEKWHWSYAPIANKLQEDWVRFFQEGKIQFKGKFLGGEFLEMLPLEYVTSVNPECKSIR; this is encoded by the coding sequence ATGAAATATTTCATCTTCATCGTTTGGATCCTTTCCGTTCAAAATTCTCTACTGGCTCAAACCGGAGGTTCCTTCGGGGTTCCAAATAATTTATACGTCATCGGAGATTTCAAACAAGAGATCGCTCTCGCAGCCTATTCCAATCCCGGAGAATCTCGAGTTCATTATCTTCGAAAAGAAACCCTGGAAAAATTATTAGAACTGATCCAAACGTATCAAAGAGAAAATCCGGATGAAAAACAAAAACCCTTTATCGTGTCCGGCTTTCGTTCCTTTAAAGATCAAAAAGGAATTTGGGAAGAAAAATATTCCGGAAAAAGAAAGATGAGATTTCCCGTTCAAGGAAAAAGTCCCAAGGAAATCATTTCTCTAATTTTAGAATTTTCGAGTGCGCCAGGAACCTCCAGACACCATTGGGGAACCGATGTGGATCTCAACGCATTAGAAAATTCTTATTTTGAAAAAGGTGGCAAGGGAGAAAAGTTCTACAACTGGATGTTAAAAAACGCAGGACGTTTTGGTTTTTGCCAACCGTATTCTTCCAAATTGAGCCGAGGAAACAAAGGATACAACGAGGAAAAATGGCATTGGTCTTACGCGCCGATTGCGAACAAACTTCAGGAAGATTGGGTTCGATTCTTTCAAGAAGGTAAAATTCAATTCAAGGGCAAATTTCTCGGAGGAGAATTTTTAGAAATGCTTCCCTTAGAATACGTGACATCCGTCAATCCGGAATGCAAATCGATCCGTTGA
- a CDS encoding Hpt domain-containing protein, with product MLVDWNRLDSLKQGDDEEEIAWLKEMVESLLTNMEIRIKNIVRFAEEKKDSELQAELHQTKGVSANFGLEDLRILVTDAEQNLKTGTSDSSYTLSLKIPNIWEPTKEELKKKFGIN from the coding sequence ATGCTTGTGGATTGGAATAGACTAGATTCCCTAAAACAGGGAGATGACGAGGAAGAAATCGCTTGGCTCAAAGAAATGGTGGAATCCCTTCTCACCAACATGGAAATCCGAATTAAAAACATCGTTCGTTTTGCGGAAGAAAAAAAGGATTCCGAATTACAGGCCGAGCTTCATCAGACCAAGGGGGTTTCCGCTAACTTTGGATTGGAAGATCTCAGAATTTTGGTTACCGACGCGGAACAAAACTTGAAAACGGGAACCTCCGATTCTTCATACACATTGAGTCTCAAAATTCCGAATATTTGGGAACCTACAAAAGAAGAGCTTAAGAAAAAGTTCGGAATCAATTAA